From a region of the Panicum virgatum strain AP13 chromosome 2K, P.virgatum_v5, whole genome shotgun sequence genome:
- the LOC120690020 gene encoding isocitrate lyase-like, translating into MATPLSVPSLIMEEEGRFEAEVAEVESWWGTERFRLTKRPYGARDVVLLRGTLRQSYASGEMARKLWRTLRAHQAAGTASRTFGALDPVQVTMMAKHLDTIYVSGWQCSSTHTSTNEPGPDLADYPYDTVPNKVEHLFFAQLYHDRKQREARMSLPRADRARAPYVDYLKPIIADGDTGFGGATATVKLCKLFVERGAAGVHLEDQSSVTKKCGHMAGKVLVAVSEHVNRLVAARLQFDVMGVETVLVARTDAVAATLIQTNVDARDHQFILGATNPRLRGRSLAAVLSDAMAAGKTGRELQAIEDDWLAAAQLKTFSDCVRDAIAGLSVTDQEKQRRLQEWDSTTGGYDRCVSNEEARDIAARLGVASVFWDWDLPRTREGFYRFRGSVAAAVVRGRAFAPHADVLWMETSSPNVGECTAFAEGVRAAHPEAMLAYNLSPSFNWDASGMTDADMAAFIPRVARLGYVWQFITLAGFHADALVTDTFARDFARRGMLAYVEMIQREERINGVETLEHQKWSGANFYDRVLKTVQGGISSTAAMGKGVTEEQFKDSYPATGTGGGTSLQVVAKSRI; encoded by the exons ATGGCGACGCCGCTCTCCGTTCCTTCCTTGATCATGGAGGAGGAAGGGCGGTtcgaggcggaggtggcggaggtggaGTCGTGGTGGGGCACGGAGCGGTTCCGCCTCACCAAGCGCCCCTACGGCGCCCGCGACGTGGTCCTCCTCCGCGGCACGCTCCGGCAGAGCTACGCCTCCGGGGAGATGGCCCGGAAGCTGTGGCGCACGCTCCGGGCGCACCAggccgccggcaccgcctccCGCACCTTCGGCGCGCTCGACCCCGTCCAGGTCACCATGATGGCCAAGCACCTCGACACCATCTACGTCTCCGGCTGGCAGTGCTCCTCCACCCACACCTCCACCAACGAGCCgggcccggacctcgccgaCTACCCCTACGACACCGTGCCCAACAAGGTGGAGCACCTCTTCTTCGCCCAGCTCTACCACGACCGCAAGCAGCGCGAGGCGCGCATGTCGCTGCCCCGCGCCGACCGCGCCCGCGCGCCCTACGTCGACTACCTCAAGCCCATCATCGCCGACGGCGACACCGGCttcggcggcgccaccgccaccgtcaaGCTCTGCAAGCTCTTCGTCGAGCGCGGGGCCGCCGGGGTCCACCTCGAGGACCAGTCTTCGGTGACCAAGAAGTGCGGCCACATGGCCGGCAAGGTGCTCGTCGCCGTCTCCGAGCACGTCAACCGCCTCGTCGCCGCGCGCCTCCAGTTCGACGTCATGGGTGTCGAGACCGTCCTCGTCGCGCGCACCGACGCCGTTGCCGCCACGCTCATCCAGACCAACGTCGACGCGCGCGACCACCAGTTCATCCTCGGCGCCACCAACCCGCGCCTCCGGGGCCgcagcctcgccgccgtgctctccgacgccatggcggccggcaAGACCGGCCGGGAGCTCCAGGCCATCGAGGACGActggctcgccgccgcgcagctcAAGACCTTCTCCGACTGCGTCCGGGACGCCATCGCGGGGCTCAGCGTCACCGACCAGGAGAAGCAGCGCAGGCTCCAGGAGTGGGACAGCACCACCGGCGGCTACGACAGGTGCGTGTCCAACGAGGAGGCGCGCGACATCGCGGCGCGCCTCGGCGTCGCGTCCGTGTTCTGGGACTGGGACCTGCCGCGGACCAGGGAGGGGTTCTACCGCTTCCGGGGCtccgtggcggcggccgtggtgcgCGGCCGCGCCTTCGCGCCGCACGCCGACGTGCTCTGGATGGAGACGTCGAGCCCCAACGTGGGCGAGTGCACGGCCTTCGCCGAGGGCGTCAGGGCGGCGCACCCGGAGGCGATGCTGGCCTACAACCTCTCGCCGTCCTTCAACTGGGACGCCTCCGGGATGACGGACGCCGACATGGCGGCCTTCATCCCGCGCGTCGCGCGCCTCGGCTACGTCTGGCAGTTCATCACGCTCGCGGGGTTCCACGCCGACGCGCTCGTCACCGACACCTTCGCCCGGGACTTCGCGCGGCGCGGCATGCTGGCGTACGTGGAGATGAtccagagggaggagaggaTCAACGGGGTGGAGACGCTGGAGCACCAGAAGTGGTCGGGCGCCAACTTCTACGACAGGGTGCTCAAGACCGTGCAGGGCGGCATCTCCTCCACTGCTGCCATGGGCAAAG GAGTAACTGAAGAGCAGTTCAAGGACTCGTATCCTGCAACTGGAACTGGTGGTGGTACCAGCCTTCAAGTTGTCGCCAAATCCAGGATTTGA